A genomic window from Streptomyces broussonetiae includes:
- a CDS encoding FecCD family ABC transporter permease, with protein sequence MNRAVRTPGGLSLRLDLRALVVVVLLLASACAAGVALIGTGDAKIPAADVLRTLAGNGTAYQDFIVNELRLPRVLVGLLVGASLGLGGALFQSVSRNPLGSPDVLGLSQGSTAGALVVIVLLSGSSTQVTLGALVGGLATGLAIYALAWKQGVHGYRLVLVGIGVSAIATAVNGYLLTKADMVDAARAVVWMTGSLNGRDWDQVWPLLALCAVLVPMVLVNARGLRMIEMGDDVAGALGVRVQRVRLVLMVCAVLLTAAATAAAGPVSFVALTAPQLARRLTRSPGPNLVPSLCMGAALLVAADWASQRAFGADQLPVGVVTGVLGGGYLLWLLVTERRAGRI encoded by the coding sequence ATGAACCGGGCCGTACGCACTCCCGGCGGGCTTTCCCTGCGCCTCGACCTGCGGGCGCTCGTCGTGGTCGTCCTGCTGCTGGCCTCCGCATGTGCCGCGGGCGTCGCGCTGATCGGCACCGGCGACGCGAAGATACCGGCGGCCGACGTGCTGCGGACCCTCGCCGGGAACGGCACCGCCTACCAGGACTTCATCGTCAACGAGCTGCGGCTGCCGCGCGTCCTCGTCGGCCTGCTGGTCGGCGCCTCGCTCGGCCTGGGTGGCGCCCTGTTCCAGTCCGTCTCCCGCAACCCTCTCGGCAGCCCGGATGTGCTCGGCCTGTCGCAGGGCTCGACGGCCGGCGCCCTGGTCGTCATCGTGCTGCTGTCCGGCAGCAGCACGCAGGTCACCCTCGGCGCGCTGGTCGGCGGCCTGGCGACCGGGCTCGCCATCTACGCGCTCGCCTGGAAGCAGGGCGTGCACGGATACCGGCTCGTTCTGGTCGGTATCGGCGTCTCCGCGATCGCCACCGCGGTCAACGGCTATCTGCTCACCAAGGCCGACATGGTCGACGCGGCCCGCGCGGTCGTCTGGATGACCGGCTCCCTCAACGGCCGTGACTGGGACCAGGTCTGGCCGCTGCTCGCCCTGTGCGCCGTCCTCGTCCCAATGGTCCTCGTCAACGCGCGCGGCCTCAGGATGATCGAGATGGGCGACGACGTCGCAGGCGCCCTCGGGGTGCGGGTGCAGCGCGTCCGGCTGGTGCTGATGGTCTGCGCCGTCCTGCTCACCGCCGCGGCCACGGCCGCCGCCGGACCCGTCAGCTTCGTCGCCCTGACCGCGCCGCAGCTCGCCCGCCGCCTGACCCGTTCGCCGGGCCCGAACCTCGTGCCCTCCCTCTGCATGGGCGCCGCCCTGCTGGTCGCCGCCGACTGGGCCTCGCAGCGCGCCTTCGGCGCCGACCAGTTGCCCGTCGGCGTGGTCACCGGTGTGCTCGGCGGCGGCTATCTGCTGTGGCTGCTGGTCACCGAGCGCAGGGCGGGCCGCATATGA
- a CDS encoding FecCD family ABC transporter permease: protein MLVDSPPEQRAETAPAPSTRQAVRALGLLLCVAILLLVALASIAIGAKALSPDQVWHGLFHDTGSYGDVVVDERLARTWLGLLAGAALGLSGAVLQALTRNPLADPGLLGINAGASAAVVTAISYFGITSLTGYVWFAFLGAAAVGALVWFLGGGRGATPVRLALAGTAISAALYGYLQAVMIMDNAALGKMRFWTVGSLASATNATVLQVLPFLAAGTLLALALARPLNAVAMGDDTARALGAHLGRTRALAMLAATVLCGAATAACGPIVFVGLMVPHVVRSFTGPDLRWILPYATVLSPVLLLGADVVGRVVARPSELQVGIVTAIIGGPVFIFLVRRRRSAQL from the coding sequence GTGTTGGTCGACAGTCCTCCGGAACAGCGCGCGGAGACCGCCCCCGCGCCCTCAACTCGCCAGGCGGTACGAGCCCTTGGGCTCCTGCTCTGCGTCGCGATCCTGCTGCTCGTCGCCCTGGCGAGTATCGCGATCGGAGCGAAAGCACTGTCACCGGACCAGGTCTGGCACGGCCTGTTCCATGACACGGGGTCGTACGGCGACGTCGTCGTGGACGAGCGGCTCGCGCGCACATGGCTCGGGCTGCTGGCCGGTGCCGCGCTCGGCCTGTCCGGTGCCGTGCTCCAGGCTCTGACCCGCAATCCGCTGGCCGATCCGGGGCTGCTCGGGATCAACGCGGGTGCCTCCGCCGCCGTCGTCACGGCCATCTCCTATTTCGGGATCACCAGCCTGACCGGCTATGTGTGGTTCGCCTTCCTTGGGGCGGCGGCGGTCGGTGCGCTGGTGTGGTTCCTCGGCGGCGGCCGGGGCGCCACGCCGGTCCGGCTCGCACTCGCCGGTACGGCCATCAGCGCGGCCCTCTACGGCTATCTCCAGGCCGTGATGATCATGGACAACGCGGCGCTGGGCAAGATGCGCTTCTGGACGGTGGGTTCGCTGGCCTCGGCCACCAACGCGACCGTCCTGCAGGTGCTGCCGTTCCTCGCGGCCGGCACACTCCTCGCGCTCGCGCTGGCCCGGCCGCTGAACGCCGTGGCGATGGGCGACGACACTGCTCGCGCCCTCGGCGCCCACCTGGGCCGCACCCGTGCGCTCGCCATGCTGGCCGCCACCGTGCTGTGCGGTGCCGCGACCGCCGCCTGCGGTCCGATCGTGTTCGTCGGCCTGATGGTGCCGCACGTCGTGCGCTCCTTCACCGGCCCCGACCTGCGCTGGATCCTGCCGTACGCCACCGTCCTGTCGCCCGTGCTGCTGCTCGGCGCCGACGTCGTCGGACGGGTTGTGGCCCGCCCCTCGGAACTCCAGGTCGGCATCGTCACCGCGATCATCGGGGGCCCGGTCTTCATCTTTCTCGTACGACGGCGGAGGTCGGCCCAGCTGTGA
- a CDS encoding HAD-IIA family hydrolase gives MSQAVRTRPEGSGQPLSEAYDTALLDLDGVVYAGGNAIAHAVDSLAVARSGGMHLAYVTNNALRTPDAVAAHLTELGIPTGAGDVITSAQAVARLISEQVPAGARVLVIGGEGLRVALRERGLEPVESADDDPAAVVQGFGGPDLTWGRFAEASYAVARGVPWFASNTDLTIPSGRGIAPGNGAAVEVVRIATGREPQVAGKPLPPMHKETIIRTGAQRPLVVGDRLDTDIEGAFNGGVDSLLVLTGVTDGAQLLAAPPQHRPTYVDADLRGLLTGQPEVGAEGDGFRCGGWTATAGTDRLELEGDGEALDGLRALCAAAWTAAGEGSCEVDGGKALARLGL, from the coding sequence ATGAGCCAGGCGGTCAGGACGAGGCCCGAGGGCAGTGGGCAGCCCCTGAGCGAGGCGTACGACACGGCGCTGCTCGATCTGGACGGGGTGGTGTACGCGGGCGGGAACGCGATCGCTCACGCGGTCGACTCGCTGGCGGTGGCACGCTCGGGCGGGATGCATCTGGCGTACGTCACGAACAACGCGTTGCGCACCCCGGACGCCGTGGCCGCGCATCTGACGGAGCTGGGCATACCGACGGGTGCCGGGGACGTCATCACCTCCGCGCAGGCCGTGGCGCGGCTGATCAGTGAGCAGGTGCCGGCCGGGGCGCGGGTGCTGGTGATCGGAGGCGAGGGGCTGCGGGTGGCGCTGCGCGAGCGGGGGCTCGAGCCGGTGGAGTCGGCGGACGACGATCCGGCGGCGGTCGTGCAGGGGTTCGGCGGGCCCGACCTTACGTGGGGCCGGTTCGCGGAGGCGTCCTACGCGGTGGCGCGCGGGGTGCCGTGGTTCGCGTCCAACACGGACCTGACGATTCCGAGCGGGCGGGGGATCGCGCCGGGCAACGGGGCGGCCGTGGAGGTCGTTCGGATCGCGACGGGCAGGGAGCCGCAGGTGGCGGGCAAGCCGCTGCCGCCGATGCACAAGGAGACGATCATCCGCACCGGCGCGCAGCGGCCGCTGGTGGTCGGGGACCGGCTGGACACGGACATCGAGGGCGCGTTCAACGGCGGGGTGGATTCGCTGCTGGTGCTGACCGGGGTCACGGACGGCGCGCAGCTTCTCGCGGCGCCGCCGCAGCACCGGCCGACGTATGTGGACGCCGACCTGCGCGGGCTGCTCACCGGACAGCCGGAGGTCGGGGCTGAGGGAGACGGCTTCCGCTGTGGCGGCTGGACGGCGACGGCGGGGACGGACCGGCTGGAGCTGGAGGGTGACGGCGAGGCGCTGGACGGGTTGCGGGCGCTGTGCGCGGCGGCCTGGACGGCGGCCGGGGAGGGTTCCTGCGAGGTGGACGGAGGCAAGGCCCTGGCACGCCTCGGACTGTGA
- a CDS encoding DUF1015 family protein, translating to MNTAGHSEATARRGLELTPFRGLRYDPDRVGSLAAVTSPPYDVVVRPDGVHHLESADPHNIVRLILPQAGTPSARTEQAADTLRRWLAEGVLTTDPEPGLYVYEQRDGDGMLQRGVIGALRVSEPSEGVVLPHEDVMPPVVADRAALMRATRANLEPLLLTYRGNGTTAEVVERTAEKPPLLSTTTEDGFHHRLWSVTDPADLADIQTDLAHHQALIADGHHRWATYRLLRAEQPSPSPWDYGLVLLVDTARYPLRVRAIHRLLHGLPVADAVAAVAGLFRTRRLEVPLAEALEMLADATCTGNAFLLAGDGAFHLLDRPDPDLLARTIPADRPAAWRSLDATVLHATLLDHVWHIPEDSPAHIAYIHDTAATVAKAERDGGTAVLMHPVREEVVRDLARQGVTMPRKSTSFGPKPASGLVLRALEI from the coding sequence ATGAACACAGCAGGTCACTCGGAAGCAACGGCGCGCCGAGGCCTGGAACTCACGCCGTTCCGAGGCCTTCGCTACGACCCCGACCGGGTCGGCAGCCTCGCCGCCGTCACCTCCCCGCCGTACGACGTCGTCGTGCGCCCCGACGGGGTGCACCACCTCGAGTCCGCCGACCCGCACAACATCGTCCGGCTGATCCTGCCCCAGGCCGGCACCCCGAGCGCCCGTACCGAGCAGGCGGCCGACACCCTGCGCCGCTGGCTGGCCGAGGGCGTCCTCACCACGGACCCGGAGCCCGGCCTGTACGTCTACGAACAGCGGGACGGCGACGGCATGCTCCAGCGCGGTGTCATCGGCGCGCTGCGGGTCTCGGAACCGTCGGAGGGCGTGGTGCTGCCGCACGAGGACGTCATGCCGCCCGTGGTCGCCGACCGTGCGGCCCTGATGCGCGCCACGCGCGCGAACCTGGAACCGCTGCTGCTGACCTACCGCGGCAACGGCACCACCGCCGAGGTCGTCGAACGCACGGCGGAGAAGCCCCCGCTGCTCTCCACGACCACCGAGGACGGCTTCCACCACCGCCTGTGGTCGGTCACCGACCCGGCCGATCTGGCCGACATCCAGACAGATCTCGCCCACCACCAGGCCCTGATCGCCGACGGCCACCACCGCTGGGCCACCTACCGGCTGCTCCGCGCGGAACAGCCCTCCCCCAGCCCCTGGGACTACGGCCTGGTGCTCCTCGTCGACACCGCCCGCTACCCGCTGCGCGTCCGCGCCATCCACCGCCTGCTGCACGGCCTGCCGGTGGCGGACGCAGTGGCCGCGGTGGCGGGCCTGTTCCGGACACGACGCCTCGAGGTACCCCTCGCCGAGGCCCTGGAGATGCTCGCGGACGCGACCTGCACGGGCAACGCCTTCCTGCTGGCCGGCGACGGCGCCTTCCACCTGCTCGACCGCCCCGATCCGGACCTGCTGGCCCGGACGATCCCGGCCGACCGCCCGGCCGCCTGGCGCTCCCTGGACGCCACCGTCCTGCACGCCACTCTGCTCGACCACGTCTGGCACATCCCCGAGGACTCCCCCGCCCACATCGCCTACATCCACGACACGGCCGCGACGGTCGCCAAGGCGGAACGCGACGGCGGTACGGCCGTCCTGATGCACCCCGTCCGCGAAGAGGTCGTACGCGACCTGGCCCGCCAGGGTGTCACCATGCCCCGCAAGTCGACGTCGTTCGGCCCGAAGCCGGCGTCGGGACTGGTGCTGCGCGCACTGGAGATCTGA
- a CDS encoding tetratricopeptide repeat protein: MPIPEDVTGDEIDKDVRQELQSLPKTLAEDVAKNLVMVARLIDEDPEGAYGYSKVALRLASRVAAVREAAGFAAYANQKYSEALAEFRAARRMTGSVELWPVMADCERGLGRPEKALDMAGAPEVHKLDKAGQVEMRLVAAGARRDMGQLDAAIVTLQSPELASNSVQPWTARLRYAYADALLAAGRESEAREWFAKAVEADRDGSTDASDRLAELDGVEFVDALDATETEGGENGEAVRASDKDGDDDGDENGDDGDDDVDKDIDKDIDKD, from the coding sequence CTGCCGATCCCGGAGGACGTCACCGGCGACGAGATCGACAAGGACGTCCGGCAGGAGCTGCAGAGCCTGCCCAAGACGCTCGCGGAGGACGTCGCCAAGAACCTGGTGATGGTCGCCCGGCTCATCGACGAGGACCCCGAGGGCGCCTACGGCTACTCCAAGGTGGCCCTGCGTCTCGCGTCCCGCGTGGCCGCCGTACGCGAGGCCGCCGGCTTCGCCGCGTACGCCAACCAGAAGTACAGCGAGGCCCTCGCCGAGTTCCGCGCCGCACGCCGGATGACCGGCAGCGTGGAGCTGTGGCCGGTGATGGCCGACTGCGAGCGCGGGCTCGGGCGGCCGGAGAAGGCGCTGGACATGGCCGGTGCTCCGGAGGTGCACAAGCTGGACAAGGCCGGTCAGGTCGAGATGCGGCTCGTCGCGGCCGGCGCCCGGCGTGACATGGGCCAGCTGGACGCGGCCATCGTGACCCTGCAGAGCCCCGAGCTGGCCTCCAACTCGGTCCAGCCGTGGACCGCCCGCCTGCGCTACGCCTACGCCGACGCCCTGCTGGCGGCCGGCCGGGAGAGCGAGGCACGGGAGTGGTTCGCCAAGGCCGTCGAGGCCGACCGGGACGGCAGCACGGACGCCTCGGACCGGCTCGCCGAGCTGGACGGCGTGGAGTTCGTCGACGCCCTCGACGCGACCGAGACCGAGGGCGGCGAGAACGGCGAGGCCGTGCGCGCCTCCGACAAGGACGGCGACGACGACGGCGACGAGAACGGCGACGACGGCGACGACGACGTCGACAAGGACATCGACAAGGACATCGACAAGGACTGA